Part of the Polyodon spathula isolate WHYD16114869_AA unplaced genomic scaffold, ASM1765450v1 scaffolds_3352, whole genome shotgun sequence genome, ACTTCTTAGCTTTCCACTGGGAAAGCAATCATCTGCTTCATTACTTCCAGAGCTACAGAGTTATTTGATTGTAAGTTGATTGTTTTCATCTGTAGTAGAAAATAGTATATAGAGAGGCTCAGAAAAAGCCATCCTATCAAAAGTGTAGACATTGACATTGTCGTCAACATCAAATGTAACTTTCTTGTTATCGACATCCAGATACATGACTAGCGTTCGGATAAATTTTTTATGAATGACTATCTGCGTGTAATCGAGAGCAACCAATTCACGCCCATTCCACTCTACAACCCAGTAGTAATTACTGGGTTGCATCATGGTGAACCCGTGGCGTTTGGCAGACTTTGTAACAACTCCAACTCTCCACATGTTTATCTTATCTACATCCACTTCAACTTTTATGATGCCTGAGTTGTATGCTTGTCTGCTCAGAACACATGGCTTCATGTCAAACCTATCCAGACTGGGGGGTTTGTCAGAGGCTGTAGGATTCACTTTGACTTGTTTCCCATTGGTCACCGACAGGTATTTGTTGGCTGTGTTTTCATCCATGGTcactaagagaaaaaaataagaaactaaaTGTGTTAATAGAATTGCAGGGGCCCTAAGTGGATTACGTGCCCAACGGTACAGAGAGGTCACCTGTTTCATTCTCAGGTTCGTTAGTGCATACCATAGCTGGGCACTCTGACTGAAGCGCCAAATTTgccagaggggggaggggggagttgctAAGTTGGTCACAGTGACCGAGTAACAGAATTGGCAGA contains:
- the LOC121311913 gene encoding butyrophilin subfamily 2 member A2-like, with translation MAVTMDENTANKYLSVTNGKQVKVNPTASDKPPSLDRFDMKPCVLSRQAYNSGIIKVEVDVDKINMWRVGVVTKSAKRHGFTMMQPSNYYWVVEWNGRELVALDYTQIVIHKKFIRTLVMYLDVDNKKVTFDVDDNVNVYTFDRMAFSEPLYILFSTTDENNQLTIK